One window of Paludibacter propionicigenes WB4 genomic DNA carries:
- a CDS encoding helix-hairpin-helix domain-containing protein, producing MWKDFFYFSKGQRIGIIVLIALIVLVIVANYTLSYFFTSSQKDGTAFLVEADRFKKSLVSRDSVRQAEWQQKYEARQREYEEKYKHNSYYSSSGSFDKKMTYTLFQFDPNTIDSIGFVRLGIKPNVASGILKYRKKGGVFRSKADFAKVYGISPEKQKELEPFIAIAEIKQVKTENVSTKRTDIVVELNSADTTLLMQVKGIGRGYAKAIVRFRQQTGGFVTVDQLSEIYGMRPENLERIRPYCKVNPDLVQKLRVNIATAEKLKAHPYFNFYQAKAVYELRRRKGKLKDINDLKVLTEFTSEEINRLKPYLSFE from the coding sequence ATGTGGAAAGATTTTTTCTATTTTTCCAAAGGTCAGCGAATTGGAATTATAGTACTCATAGCGCTTATTGTACTGGTGATTGTAGCTAATTATACGCTGTCATATTTTTTTACTTCAAGTCAGAAAGATGGTACAGCTTTTCTTGTAGAAGCCGATAGATTTAAAAAATCATTGGTCTCGCGTGATAGTGTCCGGCAGGCCGAATGGCAACAAAAATACGAAGCACGTCAGCGTGAATATGAAGAGAAATACAAGCATAACTCTTACTATTCATCTTCCGGATCTTTCGATAAGAAGATGACGTACACGCTGTTCCAATTCGATCCTAATACGATAGACTCTATTGGGTTTGTTCGTTTAGGGATTAAACCCAATGTTGCTTCCGGGATATTGAAATACAGAAAAAAAGGGGGTGTCTTTCGTTCCAAAGCCGATTTTGCCAAGGTTTATGGCATATCGCCCGAAAAGCAGAAAGAGCTGGAACCATTTATTGCGATAGCAGAAATAAAACAGGTAAAGACAGAGAATGTTTCAACCAAGCGAACGGATATTGTAGTAGAACTGAATTCAGCAGATACTACGCTGCTTATGCAGGTGAAAGGTATTGGGCGCGGTTATGCAAAAGCTATTGTGCGATTCAGACAACAAACCGGTGGTTTTGTTACTGTTGATCAGCTTAGCGAGATTTACGGCATGCGACCGGAGAATCTGGAGAGAATCAGACCGTATTGCAAAGTAAACCCTGACCTTGTGCAGAAACTAAGAGTGAATATTGCTACTGCCGAAAAATTAAAAGCGCATCCCTATTTCAACTTTTATCAGGCAAAGGCTGTTTATGAATTGAGAAGAAGAAAAGGAAAATTGAAAGACATAAACGATTTGAAAGTTCTTACTGAATTTACTTCGGAAGAGATAAACAGATTGAAACCTTACCTGAGTTTTGAGTGA
- a CDS encoding SIMPL domain-containing protein has translation METKTNLHTLKSNLPTIIIALAIIVTAGIFASAYKAKFKKQVTISVTGLAEKSFASDLIVWRGEYQRKSSDLKAAYALIKNDEANVRQYLKSNSITEKEFVFSSISIEKEFDTKYNDQGKQISSVFTGYKLSQMVTVESKNIDKVEVVSREVTKLIESGIEISSLEPSYFYTKLSELKIDLLAKASADAKKRAETIAENSGGALGKLLKADMGVFQITAPNSNEDFSYGGAFNTSSKNKKASITIRINYAIK, from the coding sequence ATGGAAACAAAAACAAACCTGCACACCCTCAAGAGTAATCTGCCAACCATTATTATCGCTTTGGCAATAATTGTTACAGCCGGAATTTTCGCAAGTGCCTACAAAGCCAAGTTCAAAAAACAAGTTACAATTTCAGTTACCGGTCTGGCCGAAAAGAGCTTTGCCAGCGATTTGATTGTATGGCGAGGCGAATACCAACGAAAATCGTCAGACCTGAAAGCAGCCTATGCGCTGATCAAAAACGACGAAGCCAACGTGCGTCAATATTTGAAATCAAACAGTATTACCGAAAAGGAATTTGTATTTTCGTCCATTAGCATTGAAAAAGAATTTGATACTAAATACAATGATCAGGGTAAGCAAATCAGCTCTGTATTTACAGGCTATAAACTTTCGCAAATGGTTACTGTAGAGTCCAAAAACATAGATAAAGTAGAAGTCGTTTCGCGCGAGGTCACCAAGCTGATCGAAAGTGGCATAGAAATCAGCTCTTTAGAACCATCCTATTTTTACACCAAACTATCGGAGCTTAAAATAGATTTACTGGCCAAAGCAAGTGCCGATGCCAAGAAAAGAGCAGAAACCATTGCCGAAAATTCGGGAGGTGCGCTCGGAAAACTACTGAAAGCCGACATGGGAGTTTTCCAGATTACAGCGCCCAACAGCAATGAAGATTTCAGCTATGGAGGCGCCTTCAATACGTCATCAAAAAACAAAAAAGCTTCCATTACCATCAGAATTAATTACGCAATAAAATAA
- a CDS encoding carboxymuconolactone decarboxylase family protein: protein MKSTLNTFQTEAPDVAKAFDNLVEALKSTTGLDAKTKQLIYISMKASTGDSTSVFFHVKMAKKLGATREEIKDTILITLTVCGLKGVSSCLQTALDAYDND, encoded by the coding sequence ATGAAAAGTACCCTGAATACATTCCAAACCGAAGCTCCCGATGTAGCAAAAGCATTTGACAATTTGGTTGAAGCGCTGAAATCGACAACTGGATTGGATGCCAAGACAAAACAATTAATATACATAAGCATGAAAGCTTCGACCGGCGACAGTACATCGGTATTTTTCCATGTAAAAATGGCCAAAAAACTTGGTGCAACACGCGAAGAAATTAAAGACACCATACTGATAACTCTTACTGTTTGTGGATTAAAAGGTGTTTCCTCCTGCCTGCAAACGGCGTTGGATGCTTACGATAACGACTAA
- a CDS encoding TfoX/Sxy family protein, with amino-acid sequence MKTDLSLQPNIGKDTEAKLLEVGILNYAELQTVGTEQAFLRLQTLDPGACIHLLYGLEGAIEGIQSTKLSAEKKQQLREFHRMANK; translated from the coding sequence ATGAAAACTGATTTATCTCTTCAACCGAATATAGGAAAAGACACCGAAGCAAAACTTCTGGAGGTAGGCATCCTAAATTACGCCGAACTGCAAACCGTCGGTACCGAACAAGCCTTTCTGCGCCTTCAGACTCTTGATCCCGGTGCATGCATTCATTTACTCTATGGACTGGAAGGAGCTATAGAAGGTATACAATCCACTAAACTTAGTGCTGAGAAGAAGCAACAACTGCGCGAATTTCACCGAATGGCCAACAAATAG
- a CDS encoding C-GCAxxG-C-C family protein — protein sequence MSEKSIQAAETFKSGFNCSQSVLSVFADEFGLSKDSCLRLASPFGSGIARMQETCGAVTGALMAIGLKFGKGEHGQEADKAHAYKLSQELISKFKDKNKSICCRDLLDGLDINTPEGMAEIQKRDLFKCNCYKYVQEAVLITEAILSERTK from the coding sequence ATGAGCGAAAAATCAATACAAGCAGCCGAAACATTCAAGAGCGGATTTAATTGTTCACAATCTGTGTTATCAGTATTTGCAGATGAATTCGGCCTATCAAAAGACAGTTGTCTACGTCTGGCAAGTCCTTTTGGATCGGGCATTGCCCGTATGCAGGAAACCTGTGGTGCTGTAACCGGAGCATTAATGGCAATCGGACTAAAATTTGGTAAAGGTGAACACGGGCAGGAAGCTGACAAAGCTCATGCCTACAAGTTATCTCAAGAGCTTATAAGCAAGTTTAAGGACAAAAACAAATCTATCTGTTGCAGGGATTTATTGGACGGATTGGACATAAATACCCCAGAAGGAATGGCCGAAATACAAAAACGAGACTTGTTTAAATGCAATTGCTACAAATACGTGCAGGAAGCCGTATTAATAACCGAAGCAATTCTTTCTGAAAGAACAAAATAA
- a CDS encoding HXXEE domain-containing protein, translating to MSVLNLKNQLLIAGILFTLHNIEESIGFAHFQYHPDFPLAVQPPSANSMILAIGLITIIVWVLIMWANTQPKESSRRNLLIILVSVFLFNAIFPHITGTIVLQRYFPAVLTSLILYIPYSIWILPKLYRSVNSRNEFFLIMTGGLSLAVVMALITHFFVNIYFRYLAN from the coding sequence ATGAGCGTATTGAATTTAAAAAACCAATTACTGATTGCCGGAATATTATTCACACTTCACAACATTGAAGAGTCCATCGGTTTTGCACATTTTCAATACCACCCTGATTTCCCGTTAGCTGTTCAGCCCCCTTCCGCCAATTCCATGATTCTCGCTATAGGGTTAATTACGATTATAGTTTGGGTGCTGATTATGTGGGCTAATACTCAGCCCAAAGAGTCGAGCAGGAGAAATCTTCTGATTATTCTGGTATCAGTTTTTCTGTTTAATGCTATTTTTCCACACATAACCGGGACTATCGTTTTACAACGATATTTTCCGGCAGTGTTAACATCGCTCATCCTGTATATACCATATTCAATCTGGATTTTACCAAAGCTCTATCGTTCTGTCAACTCTCGAAATGAATTTTTTCTGATCATGACAGGAGGACTTTCACTTGCAGTCGTCATGGCGTTGATAACGCATTTCTTTGTCAATATCTATTTCCGATATCTTGCTAACTAG
- a CDS encoding GNAT family N-acetyltransferase, translated as MSSITYKQLSIPHLSEIKPLWEELNKIHLADSVYFKEHYQSFSFETRSSKWMKLQEDDIFILVAQTDDSTPIGYCVSIIDIDKNAEIDSLFVDINFRQQGIGRELIERSKEWFQKSNCTSIRLPVSYGHESVLPFYMKSGFFPRLTTLEFKK; from the coding sequence ATGAGCAGTATCACCTATAAACAACTAAGCATCCCCCATCTTTCGGAGATAAAACCGCTTTGGGAAGAGCTGAACAAAATCCACCTTGCTGACTCAGTTTACTTTAAAGAGCATTATCAATCTTTTTCATTCGAAACCCGAAGCTCTAAATGGATGAAGCTTCAGGAAGACGACATTTTCATTCTTGTTGCTCAAACGGATGATTCTACTCCAATCGGATACTGTGTATCAATAATTGATATTGATAAAAACGCAGAAATAGATTCATTGTTTGTCGACATAAATTTCAGACAACAAGGCATTGGGCGCGAGCTAATTGAAAGAAGCAAAGAGTGGTTTCAGAAAAGCAATTGCACATCCATTCGTTTACCGGTCAGCTATGGTCATGAGAGTGTGCTGCCATTTTATATGAAATCAGGATTCTTTCCTCGATTAACCACATTAGAATTCAAAAAATAA
- a CDS encoding MaoC family dehydratase, with translation MSKIVINSFEELEQYVGKELGVSDYITITQEQINLFADATLDHQWIHVDAERAKTESPYKTTIAHGYLNLSVLPYLWNEVVEVNNSKLTVNYGIENLRFNQPVLVNSEVRVRAKLKAVKNLRGTTKAEIEVAMEINGNKKTALDATIIFLYHFI, from the coding sequence ATGAGTAAAATAGTTATCAATAGTTTTGAGGAGTTAGAACAATACGTTGGAAAAGAGTTGGGGGTATCAGATTATATTACCATTACTCAGGAACAAATTAATCTTTTTGCTGATGCCACACTGGATCATCAATGGATACATGTTGACGCTGAGAGAGCAAAAACTGAAAGTCCATATAAAACGACGATTGCTCACGGCTACTTAAATCTATCAGTACTACCTTATCTGTGGAATGAAGTGGTAGAAGTAAACAACTCTAAACTAACTGTAAACTATGGGATTGAAAATCTTCGATTCAACCAGCCCGTGTTAGTCAACAGCGAAGTGCGCGTGCGAGCCAAACTGAAAGCAGTGAAAAATCTAAGAGGAACTACCAAAGCCGAGATAGAAGTTGCAATGGAAATAAACGGAAACAAGAAGACCGCATTGGATGCAACTATCATTTTCTTGTACCATTTCATCTAA
- a CDS encoding DUF3788 domain-containing protein — MSGYFNNKLQKPTDEMLSSALGETKKILDDIISFIKAEFGESSVEWKFYGAKIGWTIKVFNKKRNVFFVGSEDGYFRIAFIFGNKAYRKIMDSNLPDYIKQLLTESKVYMEGRSLQLEIRNISDAMPLQELVKIKLAN; from the coding sequence ATGTCGGGTTACTTCAACAACAAACTGCAAAAACCTACCGACGAAATGCTCTCATCAGCTTTAGGTGAAACGAAAAAGATATTGGATGATATCATCTCCTTCATTAAAGCCGAATTTGGAGAAAGCTCCGTGGAATGGAAGTTTTATGGAGCTAAAATAGGTTGGACGATTAAAGTTTTCAACAAGAAACGAAATGTATTTTTTGTAGGTTCAGAAGATGGATATTTCCGAATAGCATTCATATTTGGCAATAAAGCCTATCGGAAAATCATGGATAGCAACTTGCCTGATTACATCAAACAACTATTAACTGAGTCGAAAGTATACATGGAGGGTCGGTCTTTGCAACTTGAAATCAGAAATATATCTGACGCAATGCCTCTGCAAGAGTTGGTTAAGATAAAATTGGCCAATTAA
- a CDS encoding Sec-independent protein translocase subunit TatA/TatB, producing the protein MNHLLFLNLGAGEIIIIALIVLLLFGGKKIPELMKGIGKGVKSFKEGLNEIETEIKKDVNTDEKKDAAK; encoded by the coding sequence ATGAATCACTTATTATTTTTAAATTTAGGAGCCGGCGAAATAATTATCATTGCTTTAATTGTATTATTATTATTCGGAGGAAAAAAAATTCCCGAATTAATGAAAGGTATTGGCAAAGGAGTTAAAAGTTTCAAAGAGGGCCTTAACGAAATTGAGACTGAAATAAAAAAAGATGTAAATACTGACGAGAAAAAAGACGCTGCTAAGTAA
- the tatC gene encoding twin-arginine translocase subunit TatC — protein sequence MSKVNDNEMTFWDHLDDLRKTLFRIAAFIGIVSLVFFLYMPQIFDSVILAPTRNDFFLYKWFNEANKHIALFPDFCLGTFQVKVININLSSQFFIHMSTSFWFALVLSFPFVIYQLFLFIKPALYNHEQKNAGWAFFFGNILFFIGVVIGYIIVFPLTLRFLAGYQLSKFIEQSVSLDSYMDSFLMLCFMMGLVFELPLLSWFLSQLGILHRGFFNRFRKHAIVLLLILAAVVTPTGDPFTLMVVFLPIYMLWEISALVVKRKPIESEDVN from the coding sequence ATGAGCAAAGTGAATGACAATGAAATGACATTTTGGGATCACTTAGATGATTTACGAAAAACATTGTTTCGAATTGCAGCTTTTATAGGCATAGTGTCGTTGGTATTTTTTCTTTACATGCCGCAAATTTTCGACTCGGTCATTCTTGCTCCTACCAGAAATGATTTCTTTCTATATAAATGGTTTAACGAAGCCAACAAACATATAGCTCTATTTCCTGATTTTTGTTTGGGGACATTTCAGGTGAAAGTTATTAACATTAATCTTTCATCGCAGTTCTTTATACACATGTCAACATCGTTTTGGTTTGCTTTGGTGCTGAGTTTTCCTTTTGTCATTTATCAACTGTTTCTTTTCATTAAACCGGCACTCTACAACCACGAACAAAAAAATGCAGGTTGGGCATTTTTCTTTGGAAATATATTGTTTTTTATCGGAGTTGTGATAGGCTATATCATTGTTTTCCCGCTTACATTACGTTTTTTGGCCGGATACCAGCTTAGTAAATTCATTGAACAAAGCGTTTCATTAGATTCATACATGGATAGTTTTCTAATGCTCTGCTTTATGATGGGATTAGTCTTTGAGCTACCGCTGCTTTCGTGGTTTTTATCCCAACTTGGTATTTTGCACCGCGGATTTTTCAATCGTTTCAGAAAACATGCAATAGTTCTGCTACTTATTCTGGCTGCTGTAGTAACACCTACAGGTGATCCGTTTACACTGATGGTTGTATTTCTTCCAATTTATATGCTGTGGGAAATAAGCGCCTTAGTTGTAAAAAGAAAACCAATCGAATCTGAAGATGTAAATTAA
- a CDS encoding DUF362 domain-containing protein, protein MKRRDFFKSAAVVGLASVFKTNALGSVVSSNSSSLAVQSQPDLVAVMGGEPGVMLTRALKELGGIGHFVKKGQKVVIKPNIGWDRKPELAANTNPELVGTLVRLCKSAGASEVVVFDNSCQDWKKCYSNSGIEKAVTDAGGKMAPANNESYYREVDLPRGVSLKKAKIHGALLDCDVWFNMPVLKHHGGAKNSISMKNLMGIVWDRGFFHSHDLHQSIADIATFHKSPALNIVDAYRIMKSNGPQGKSEADVVTLKSLIVSHDFVAADTAAMKLFSQVQPTEIKDVRHIGLAEKLRVGTQNLDKLNVKRIKL, encoded by the coding sequence ATGAAAAGAAGAGATTTTTTTAAGTCAGCAGCAGTTGTAGGCTTAGCCTCTGTATTTAAAACAAATGCTTTGGGTTCGGTTGTTTCAAGCAATAGCAGTAGTTTAGCTGTTCAATCTCAACCCGATTTAGTAGCAGTTATGGGTGGCGAACCCGGTGTTATGCTTACTCGTGCATTGAAAGAATTGGGAGGCATAGGACATTTTGTAAAAAAAGGACAGAAGGTAGTTATCAAACCCAATATTGGCTGGGACAGAAAGCCGGAACTAGCGGCCAACACCAATCCCGAACTGGTAGGAACGCTTGTAAGACTGTGCAAAAGTGCAGGTGCTTCTGAAGTTGTTGTCTTCGACAATTCATGTCAGGACTGGAAGAAATGCTACTCCAACAGCGGAATTGAAAAAGCAGTAACTGATGCCGGTGGAAAAATGGCACCAGCCAACAATGAATCATATTACCGCGAAGTAGATTTGCCAAGAGGCGTCAGTTTGAAGAAAGCGAAAATACACGGCGCACTACTGGATTGCGATGTATGGTTTAATATGCCTGTATTGAAACATCATGGAGGAGCTAAAAATTCTATTTCTATGAAAAATCTTATGGGAATAGTTTGGGACAGAGGATTTTTCCATAGCCATGATTTACACCAGAGCATTGCAGATATTGCCACATTCCACAAAAGTCCGGCACTTAATATCGTTGATGCATATCGAATAATGAAATCAAACGGACCGCAAGGTAAATCGGAAGCCGATGTGGTAACTCTCAAATCATTGATTGTTTCACACGATTTTGTTGCAGCCGACACTGCAGCCATGAAGCTATTCTCTCAAGTACAACCTACTGAGATTAAAGATGTACGACACATAGGCCTTGCCGAAAAACTGAGAGTTGGGACACAAAATCTTGATAAACTCAACGTAAAGAGAATTAAGCTCTAA
- a CDS encoding 4Fe-4S binding protein yields MKFLKKIRVASAIFFFLPILLFFIDFTGKLPLQLHKFLDIQLIPALLSLNVIMLIALVVLTLLFGRIYCSTICPLGVYQDIVSWKSRLFRKKAKQYRFIFLKPHNLIRYSILVVTAIVFICGSSSLILLLDPYSTFGRIVSQLVRPLFIMANNGLTDILGKMNNYTLYKVDQVGFVPVALGISIFFFVLVTVMSWFKGRLYCNTICPVGTALGFISKISIFHISIEESNCNNCGLCEKHCKSNCINSDTKKVDDSRCVSCYNCISTCKKGGIKYHNRYKFKKAHTITTGDIDNGRRTFLLASGAVLSTVALANTKKLVTNNEAMLTRKPIMPPGAGNIEHFNKHCTGCQLCVTKCPMHVLKPAALQYGFSGITQPHLVFSTHTFCTYECEICTSVCPTSALRKLPIEEKKRTQIGVAKFRKSKCVVFTDEKDCGACSEHCPTQAVHMIPYKDGLTIPEVTEDICIGCGACESICPARPYQAIYIEGNETQILAKKPAEAEKFDRKIDSFGF; encoded by the coding sequence ATGAAGTTTTTAAAAAAAATACGTGTAGCTTCAGCTATATTTTTCTTTTTGCCCATTTTATTATTTTTCATTGATTTTACGGGTAAATTACCACTACAGCTACACAAGTTTCTGGACATACAACTTATACCGGCACTTTTGTCGCTGAATGTTATTATGCTAATTGCATTAGTTGTATTAACTTTACTCTTTGGACGTATATATTGCTCAACAATTTGTCCATTGGGAGTTTATCAGGACATTGTATCATGGAAATCAAGATTGTTCAGAAAAAAAGCGAAACAATATCGATTTATATTTCTTAAACCGCACAATCTGATTCGGTATTCAATTTTAGTTGTAACGGCTATTGTTTTTATCTGCGGTAGCTCATCTCTGATTTTATTACTCGATCCGTACAGTACGTTCGGTCGTATCGTATCCCAACTGGTCAGACCATTGTTCATTATGGCTAATAACGGTTTAACAGACATACTGGGCAAAATGAACAATTATACTTTGTATAAAGTGGATCAGGTAGGTTTTGTTCCTGTTGCGTTGGGTATTTCCATATTCTTTTTTGTTTTGGTTACTGTAATGTCCTGGTTTAAAGGAAGACTATATTGCAACACCATTTGCCCTGTGGGTACTGCTCTTGGATTTATTTCAAAAATCTCTATTTTCCATATTTCCATAGAAGAGTCTAATTGCAACAATTGTGGCCTGTGCGAGAAACACTGCAAATCTAATTGTATCAATAGTGACACAAAGAAAGTGGATGATTCGCGCTGTGTTAGTTGTTATAACTGCATAAGTACCTGCAAAAAGGGCGGGATAAAATACCACAATCGTTATAAGTTTAAAAAAGCTCATACCATCACTACCGGTGATATTGACAACGGCCGAAGAACTTTCTTACTGGCTTCAGGTGCTGTACTCAGTACAGTAGCATTAGCCAATACTAAAAAGCTTGTTACCAATAACGAAGCAATGCTTACCCGAAAACCAATTATGCCTCCGGGAGCAGGAAATATTGAGCATTTCAATAAACACTGTACCGGCTGCCAGCTTTGCGTAACAAAATGTCCGATGCACGTTTTAAAACCTGCAGCTCTTCAATATGGTTTTAGCGGCATCACTCAGCCTCATTTAGTATTTTCAACTCATACATTCTGTACTTACGAGTGTGAAATTTGTACAAGCGTATGTCCTACATCAGCCTTAAGAAAACTACCTATTGAAGAAAAAAAACGTACACAAATTGGGGTGGCCAAGTTCCGAAAAAGCAAATGTGTAGTATTCACTGACGAAAAAGACTGCGGGGCATGTTCTGAACACTGTCCGACGCAAGCCGTACACATGATCCCTTACAAAGATGGTCTCACCATCCCCGAAGTTACCGAAGATATTTGCATTGGTTGTGGTGCATGTGAGTCGATATGCCCGGCAAGACCCTATCAGGCAATTTATATTGAGGGAAATGAAACCCAAATTCTGGCTAAAAAACCGGCAGAGGCTGAAAAATTTGATAGAAAAATCGACAGTTTTGGATTTTAA
- a CDS encoding LysE family translocator, which produces MIEIIIKGILIGLCISVPLGPIGMLTIQRTLNRGQKYGIATGLGATTSDLIYTVITLFFLSFVLDFIEEHRMMIQLAGSFVVAIFGWYIFRSNPATQPKPNETIKHSLFGDFMTSFGLTLSNPLVLFVLIALFARFEFIGNKTTLIVSVIGITSILGGAILWWSLLTFLVSRFKNKLNMRELKIINQIIGLIIIGIGFVGFILSFLK; this is translated from the coding sequence ATGATTGAAATTATTATAAAAGGAATATTAATCGGATTATGCATTTCAGTACCTTTAGGTCCGATTGGTATGCTAACTATTCAACGCACTCTGAACAGAGGGCAGAAATATGGTATAGCTACCGGGCTTGGAGCTACTACTTCCGATTTAATATACACAGTAATCACGTTATTCTTCTTAAGCTTTGTTCTTGATTTTATTGAGGAACACCGAATGATGATTCAACTTGCCGGCAGCTTTGTAGTGGCAATATTCGGTTGGTATATTTTCAGAAGTAATCCCGCAACTCAGCCAAAACCAAATGAAACTATCAAACACAGCCTCTTTGGTGATTTCATGACTTCGTTCGGGTTGACACTTTCTAACCCTTTGGTGCTATTCGTTTTAATCGCACTGTTTGCACGCTTCGAATTTATCGGAAATAAAACCACGCTGATTGTTTCTGTTATCGGGATAACATCTATTTTGGGTGGAGCGATACTATGGTGGAGCTTGTTAACCTTTTTAGTTAGCCGCTTTAAAAATAAGCTAAACATGAGGGAGCTTAAAATCATTAATCAGATTATCGGACTCATTATCATCGGAATTGGCTTTGTAGGCTTTATTCTGAGCTTCCTTAAATAA
- a CDS encoding DUF4252 domain-containing protein gives MKKTIMLVAILFMVVSASQAQTLQSLFDKYGRDERFEYVSVGKGMMNMASAFGGVAKNEKQMMSKMKGIKILTLNENSDSPLMKSVVRELDQIIEKGNFETAVETREKGESVRVYYRVTGNDNAEMLTVTKERGELSIIWIVGKMTKDEMMKTFSSNGVMHQYGIQENQESGNS, from the coding sequence ATGAAAAAAACGATAATGTTAGTCGCTATACTTTTTATGGTAGTATCGGCGAGTCAGGCACAGACTCTACAAAGTCTTTTTGATAAATACGGACGCGATGAGCGGTTTGAGTATGTTTCTGTAGGAAAGGGAATGATGAATATGGCATCGGCTTTTGGCGGAGTTGCTAAGAACGAGAAGCAAATGATGTCAAAGATGAAAGGAATTAAAATCCTGACTTTGAATGAAAACTCAGATTCACCGCTAATGAAATCGGTTGTTCGTGAACTCGATCAGATAATTGAAAAAGGCAACTTTGAAACGGCTGTAGAAACAAGAGAGAAAGGCGAAAGCGTTCGTGTGTACTATCGGGTTACAGGGAATGATAATGCAGAAATGTTGACAGTAACAAAAGAAAGAGGAGAACTTAGTATAATCTGGATTGTAGGTAAAATGACAAAAGATGAAATGATGAAAACATTTTCTTCTAACGGCGTGATGCACCAATATGGAATTCAAGAGAATCAAGAATCAGGAAATTCCTGA
- a CDS encoding RNA polymerase sigma factor — MNSQQFNSQILALSDKMFRLAKSILRSSEAAEDAVQELSMRLWEKRNKLDVVENVQAFTLRAMRNLCLDTLRQQHDEDELPAEMEFVEPNPHQQVEQSDLAARVREMIDRLPELQRTIIRMRDVEGMELSEIALITSLTENAVSVNLSRARQKIREKIIYEQKRVEETVWKR, encoded by the coding sequence ATGAATTCACAACAGTTTAATTCTCAAATACTCGCTCTGTCCGATAAAATGTTTCGATTAGCCAAATCGATTCTTCGGAGTTCTGAAGCAGCAGAAGATGCTGTGCAAGAGTTGAGTATGAGGCTGTGGGAAAAGAGAAATAAGCTGGATGTTGTGGAAAATGTGCAGGCTTTTACATTGAGGGCTATGAGAAATCTATGTTTGGACACGTTGCGACAGCAACATGACGAGGACGAACTACCTGCAGAAATGGAATTTGTTGAACCTAATCCACATCAACAGGTTGAGCAAAGCGATTTAGCAGCAAGAGTTCGAGAAATGATTGATAGATTGCCGGAACTTCAACGAACAATAATCAGAATGCGTGATGTAGAAGGAATGGAACTATCGGAAATTGCTTTGATAACCTCGTTGACAGAGAATGCTGTAAGTGTCAATTTATCGAGAGCGCGCCAAAAAATTCGGGAAAAAATAATATATGAACAAAAACGTGTGGAGGAAACAGTATGGAAACGATGA